The genomic stretch GAAAAatcaaacagaacaaacaagcTTATTTATGAGAACTTTCTCTTGGATATTGCATTGTTTGACCTTATACAGTCATCACAAAgtggtttaaaacaaaaaatataattcagctACGGCATCAATTTAttaacagacactcttaccTAGAAGCCTTCAATTTGTGGGTTCACCAAATGGAAATTAACATGGAATGACAGAGGATTTTCTCAAAATAGTTACAGCTGATTAATTCCTATAAATTTTAAAGCCCTTTCCTTATGGCTTGAGGAGGTGTAACCCCTCTACCACATCTTCCCCAGCCTTTCTCAGTACCAGCTTTACAAGATCATCTCCTTCTTCAGAAGCCAGGAACCATTTAGGCCACAAGGAGGACTTAAATCTGTAGCAGTTCCTCTGTTCTTTCACACTCTGTAGGAAGAATATGGCCTCATGATTGGACTCCTCTATGTAACCAGGAAGAGGTAGGtcctgagaaaaagaaaagggaaaataaaaaaatgctttttaaaaaaaaataggctggGAGATCTATTTCTTTGAATTGGTTCATATTTATCCCCCCACTCTCCACACTTACTATACCTACCTCTCCATCTTGAGAATAACTACAATATTACTGCCCACCAAAACCATAAAGACAGTGAAGCAATGTTGCATTTATCTGAGTCATTTTAACATTGATAGCCTATCGGCTCACCTATACCCCATCTTACATGCAGAACCGCTTACCTGTAGTTTGGCGTAAACACGCTTTTCATTTCCATCGTCATAGCAGCAGATGATCCTGTTTTCTCCTCCATCACACACTGATAATATGACAGGTAGTCCAGCGGACATGTCAGAGTTCTGGTAACAACAGATTTCGAACAGGCACTCTTCTGAAAACCAAAAAGGGAAGGAATATAATaagatttttcaaaagaaattcaaaattCAGATCTAATGCATAAAGGTATTTGTAAAAGGAACAGCACCATACTTCTCTTTCAGCCCTCACCTCTATAGTCCCTCTGCTGTTCAAATTTCAGAATGCATGAGTGAGTGCCATACCAATAAGGACCAGACACAGGGCACACTAGCACAGTAGACATCTATCTATCATAAAATATCACACTTATGATTTCCTTTCTGTGTCgcatttgcatgttctccccatgtctgcgtgggtttcctccagatactccggtttcctcccacagtctgaagacatgcaggttaggttaattgtaGTGTCtgaagagtgtgtgagtgaatgcagtgtgtgacctgcgatggactggcgacccactgtgaccctgaccaggaatgagcaggttagataatggatggacggataGATGGGATTTCCATCACCTGAGGTGTTCTTAccctttctgctctctctcttgttcctCTCTTCAAATCTCAAGCACCCTGCATCTACCACAAGGAACTGCTTATTCTTGTTCTGGATTACTCTAGTGAGACATTTATCGGCCTTAAAACCATCATACTTGAGGCCTACAGATAGAAAAAAAGTTCTAGTGAAATTATTTGGCACAAAAttctcattaaataaaaaaaatacaatctttAGTTTGTCCAGCAAGTTCATACGCTTGGGTGACTGGCATGCCTAAGATAATATCAACCATTGCAGGAATAACAGGTATGCATGTCAAACATGCTAAGGCTCTTGTTAAATAGGATTATTTGTTGTCTTGataattgttaaattgttaTGGTTCCCTAACAAGCCCTACAAACCCTTCACCCGGCCAGATCTCTTCACCCTGCAACCTTGTGGTGACTGGCTACTTCCTCCCTCTGTAGTTGCTACTCTCAGTCAAAATGTCTATCTCTACTGGCAAAATGTAGTAACATAGACCAGATTAATATCCAGAAAAGTTGTACAATTTGCTGTACACCAACGGTTCCATTATGCAGGTTACTCCGGCAGGTATGATACTTGCATTGTACATTACCTGTGTTCATAACTTCTCAGGTCACCCACCGTAAACAGACAACAGAGACAGACGAAACAGTGAGTTCAGTAAAAACATATTCAAATCTGACATGAAACAGCCGTAAGATATTAAGGTGACATTAAAGTGATGCTATGACTGTCTTTTCTGGATATCCCATAATTGTGTCAAGTGAAGAAAAAACCaatgatgtaatgtaatcatgtgATACATTTTCTGTTGGCTTACCTTCCAAAATGATTTCATCTTCATATATGGTGCCACACTTCACATGCTGCTCATCAACAGCCATGCTGGCCACCTTATCAGGTCCTAGCTTATCCTGATCAAGAAAGATACATCAGGAGCATGGCAACTAACTCCAAACAAATTCAAAGCAAGTTCAACCCCAGATGTTTTTCCTAGTCAAGCTGTCTAGAAAAACGCTGAGGaaaatgagacatttttttaaacttgacaTTACGTTCTGAGCTGGACCGCAGGCTAATGCAGAGCTAAACCTTTACCCATATATGGATTTCTGGATGAAAGGAGAATTTCTCTATGGAGACAATGAAAAGGAGTTTCACACAACCATTCCCGTCACAGTCTGTACTGgagtttaaaggcatactatgcaggattgttaacttgaaaatattataaaatactgAAAGAGATCAGTCTCAAAATTATTGACAAATACGTGTATCGTGATCcataaaaaaagacaggagtcacaaatgtatttcactatTCACAAACAAATATCTTTCAACGTGTGTCTTCTAAATTGCCGTAAACATGacttcatttacataaaattaataTGTCCTAAACGttgtggtgccctgaaatgaggggCTGTGTATCacaaaatgctgtaatttcaacatggtgaaaccaaagtgtataaaaatacccttaaataaaagatgaaaatgttGTGAATTGTGTGATTACAAACATAacattgtggagtacagaaccaaatcaaggggggaaaaaagtatttgtcccaaaaattatggagCGCACCAGTTCTCTCTCCCTATACATTACTACCAAGTTAATCATGACATAGCACTGTCTTA from Anguilla anguilla isolate fAngAng1 chromosome 12, fAngAng1.pri, whole genome shotgun sequence encodes the following:
- the LOC118209941 gene encoding uncharacterized protein LOC118209941 translates to MNTDYESDGYKKDKKCLTRVIQNNKKQFLVVDAECLRFEERNKRESRKEECQFSICCYQNSDSGISTGVPVILMGLDKGENRIICCCDNAKGKGVYAKPQEQPLPTYIEESSHNAVFFLQSVKGQSNFYRIKSSLWPNLFLGFEEEGDDLCIFLDQDKLGPDKVASMAVDEQHVKCGTIYEDEIILEVMNTGLKYDGFKADKCLTRVIQNKNKQFLVVDAGCLRFEERNKRESRKEECLFEICCYQNSDMSAGLPVILSVCDGGENRIICCYDDGNEKRVYAKLQDLPLPGYIEESNHEAIFFLQSVKEQRNCYRFKSSLWPKWFLASEEGDDLVKLVLRKAGEDVVEGLHLLKP